GCGTGGCTGCCTGGTCGGCGGGGAAGAGCTTCTCGATGTTGATGAGGAACTGCGGTTCGATATCGTCCGCGAGTTCGTCGTCACCGGTGAAGACCTTCACGTAACAGTCGTCGACGACACCGGGGTGGGTCTCGACCATGTGCTCCTGAACCACGGCTGCTCCGGGCATGGCGTGGTTGAGGATGTGCAGGTACTCGTTGATGGTCTCGGGAGTGACTTCCTTGCCGAGACGCTTCTGGAGCGTCTGGTGGGCGAGGTCCATGCCGACGATGACGGTCCTGCGGATGTCGTCCCAGAACTGCTGCATGGCTGCGTTGTTGACGAAGTGCAGGTCGTCGCCCTCCACATAGACACCGGACTGGGAGACCTGGTAGGTCATCAGCTGGCGCTGTCCCATCGGGATACCGCCGAGGTGGCAGCGTGCGGGTTCGTACATGGAGATGCCACGGTCCATCTCGACAGCCTTCGCGGCCTTGATGAACTCCTGCTTGCGCGGAGACTGGGCCATTCCGCCGAACTTGTAGAAGACGGCGCGCTCGGACTCCACATCCTGCCCCTGGAACTTCTCTTTCAGGGATGCCAGGAATAATTTTTGTGCTCTCTCAATTTTTGCCATGTTCTATCACTCCTTGGGCATGAATCCGTATTTTGTCCTCAGCGAGTGGATGCGCTGGATGTATTCGATGTACTCGGCGTCATCGCGGTAGGCGACACCCACGAGCGAGTGGAAGATGGTCGAGTGCTTCTTCATCCATGCTTCGTCCATCGGCTTGCCGACGGCGACTGCACGGTCGAGGGGCTCGCCGATCTGGTTCTTGACGTAACGGACGACGCCGTCGTCGCCGAGCAGGCTGCGCTGGAGCATGTCGAACATCATTCCGTCTTCTGCAAGACGGAGGGAGTGTCCGTGCACCGTTGCGCCACGGATGCCGACGCGGGCGGGGTCGTACATCTCGGTCTCGATAAGGAACTTGGAGTATTTCTCGAGGTCGCGCTCGCGGCACTCGACAATCTGACGGCCGGAAAGCGTACCGGGGTCAATACCGCGGAAACGGTAGCACTCGGTGTAGGTCCGCTGGTACGGCTGGGAGGGCGCGTTGAACATCGAGTCAGCAAACTGGATG
This genomic interval from Methanoculleus sp. SDB contains the following:
- a CDS encoding methyl-coenzyme M reductase subunit gamma; translated protein: MAYKPQYGPGTSIVAENRRRQMNPGVQLEKVRDVTDEDVVLILGHRAPGSAYPTSHPPLAEQQEPECPIRKLVTATDGAKAGDRVRYIQFADSMFNAPSQPYQRTYTECYRFRGIDPGTLSGRQIVECRERDLEKYSKFLIETEMYDPARVGIRGATVHGHSLRLAEDGMMFDMLQRSLLGDDGVVRYVKNQIGEPLDRAVAVGKPMDEAWMKKHSTIFHSLVGVAYRDDAEYIEYIQRIHSLRTKYGFMPKE